The proteins below come from a single Bartonella schoenbuchensis R1 genomic window:
- a CDS encoding pyruvate, water dikinase regulatory protein — QKEKKSFHLYMISDATGETLISAARAVASQYTMYQAIEHLYPMIRNKTQLQKILDEIQEEPGIVLYTIIDEEMKQLLSKVCAKIGTPCVAILDPVLNAFQSYLGTPTNLRASAQHGLNADYFRRIEALNFTIDHDDGQSPDSILDADVILVGISRTSKTPTSIYLANRGIKTANIPLIPGIDLPQTLLEEKNVLVVGLIASAERISHIRQNRDLGEGFAIENYTDRTSIARELIYAKRIYERFGWPIIDVTRRSIEETAAAVFKLLSQFRERR; from the coding sequence CAAAAAGAAAAAAAAAGCTTTCATTTGTATATGATTTCTGACGCAACAGGGGAAACATTGATTTCTGCTGCAAGAGCTGTTGCATCGCAATACACGATGTATCAGGCAATAGAACATCTTTACCCAATGATTCGTAATAAAACACAGTTGCAAAAAATTCTTGATGAAATTCAAGAAGAGCCGGGTATTGTTCTTTACACAATTATTGATGAAGAAATGAAACAACTTCTCAGTAAAGTATGTGCAAAAATAGGCACTCCTTGTGTTGCCATTTTAGATCCTGTTTTAAATGCTTTTCAGTCTTATCTTGGAACACCAACAAATTTACGTGCTAGTGCGCAGCATGGTCTTAATGCAGATTATTTTCGTCGTATTGAAGCGTTGAATTTTACAATAGACCACGACGATGGACAATCTCCTGATAGTATATTAGATGCAGATGTAATTCTTGTAGGTATTTCAAGAACTTCTAAGACACCAACAAGCATCTATTTAGCAAATCGTGGAATAAAAACTGCTAACATACCTCTTATTCCAGGAATTGATTTACCACAAACTCTTTTGGAAGAAAAAAATGTTTTAGTTGTTGGTTTAATTGCTTCAGCTGAAAGAATTTCACATATTCGTCAAAATCGAGATTTGGGGGAAGGTTTTGCTATTGAAAATTATACTGATCGCACCAGCATAGCTAGAGAGTTGATTTATGCAAAACGCATTTATGAACGTTTTGGTTGGCCTATCATTGATGTAACCAGACGTTCTATTGAGGAAACTGCAGCAGCGGTATTTAAACTTTTATCACAATTTCGTGAGAGAAGATGA
- a CDS encoding Maf family nucleotide pyrophosphatase, translating into MDENMLILASLSSYRAQLLDKAGLKFSIEGASFDERKVEEKVKTKTPKETSCFLASSKAKDVSKRFPHALVIGCDQILDLDGQIFHKVSDIKEAHQRLRALSGKTHSLHSAIALVKNGQEIWVEAFSAHMTVRSLSSEFIERYLTRVGADVLKSVGVYQIEKEGIHLFDKIEGDFFTIIGLPLLPLLAKLRHLGVIDG; encoded by the coding sequence ATGGATGAAAATATGTTAATATTAGCATCTCTTAGCTCTTACCGTGCACAATTGTTAGACAAAGCTGGTTTAAAATTTTCTATTGAAGGAGCTTCTTTTGATGAACGAAAAGTGGAAGAGAAAGTAAAAACTAAAACTCCTAAAGAAACAAGTTGTTTCCTTGCAAGTTCAAAAGCAAAAGATGTTTCTAAGCGTTTTCCTCATGCATTAGTTATAGGTTGTGACCAAATACTTGATCTGGATGGACAGATTTTTCATAAAGTTTCAGATATTAAAGAAGCACATCAACGATTACGTGCTTTATCAGGAAAAACACATTCTCTTCATAGTGCAATAGCTTTAGTCAAAAATGGTCAAGAAATATGGGTTGAAGCTTTTAGTGCTCATATGACGGTACGTTCTCTCTCATCAGAATTTATTGAACGTTACCTAACGCGTGTAGGAGCGGATGTTTTAAAAAGTGTAGGGGTATATCAAATTGAGAAAGAAGGAATACATCTTTTTGATAAAATAGAAGGAGATTTTTTTACTATCATTGGCTTACCATTATTACCTTTGCTGGCTAAATTGCGTCATTTGGGAGTTATTGATGGTTAA
- a CDS encoding shikimate dehydrogenase — MVNFAINCKKKEYPCAFIAGYPIHHSKSPKIHNFWLKQYGLQGEYLAKEVKTEEFKSFLISSQKRGFCGGNVTLPHKQEAFHLATYKDEVATAIGAVNTLWFEGQKLCATNTDAYGFSANLDEFAPDWVKETALVFGAGGAARAVLYILKKRGFERIFLLNRTRQHADDLAEYFGKPVEVYDWHNIYKILYQVDLIVNATSVGMTNLYSEQKSIFFDFHKVKPTALVTDVVYTPLMTPFLQQAKAHGLKTVDGLGMLLHQAVPGFEQWFGTRPLVTKALRTAIVEDMSENKI; from the coding sequence ATGGTTAATTTTGCAATAAACTGCAAAAAAAAAGAATATCCGTGTGCTTTTATTGCTGGTTATCCTATTCATCATTCAAAATCACCAAAGATTCATAATTTTTGGCTCAAACAATATGGTTTACAAGGTGAGTACCTTGCAAAAGAGGTAAAAACCGAAGAATTTAAGAGTTTTCTTATATCTTCACAAAAAAGGGGTTTTTGTGGAGGCAACGTTACCTTACCCCATAAACAGGAAGCTTTTCATTTAGCAACTTATAAAGATGAGGTAGCAACAGCTATTGGTGCTGTTAATACATTATGGTTTGAGGGGCAAAAACTTTGTGCCACAAACACTGATGCATATGGTTTTAGTGCTAATCTTGATGAATTTGCTCCTGATTGGGTTAAAGAAACAGCACTTGTTTTTGGTGCAGGAGGTGCTGCACGCGCTGTTTTATATATCTTGAAAAAACGTGGATTTGAACGTATTTTCTTGCTTAATCGTACAAGACAACATGCGGACGATTTGGCTGAGTATTTTGGAAAACCTGTTGAAGTCTATGACTGGCATAATATTTACAAAATACTTTATCAAGTTGATCTCATTGTTAATGCAACTTCTGTAGGCATGACAAATCTTTATAGCGAACAAAAGAGTATTTTTTTTGATTTTCATAAAGTAAAACCAACAGCATTGGTAACAGATGTTGTTTACACTCCATTAATGACCCCTTTTTTGCAACAAGCAAAAGCTCATGGTTTGAAAACAGTTGATGGACTTGGTATGCTTTTACATCAGGCTGTACCTGGTTTTGAGCAATGGTTTGGAACAAGACCGCTTGTAACAAAGGCATTGCGAACAGCGATTGTAGAGGATATGAGTGAAAATAAAATATGA
- the coaE gene encoding dephospho-CoA kinase (Dephospho-CoA kinase (CoaE) performs the final step in coenzyme A biosynthesis.), with amino-acid sequence MKIIGLTGSIAMGKSTTARFFEQAGVPVFSADEVVHQLYRSEPVLSLIIRTFPGVVENGQVNRLKLSKVLINNHEKLQTLEKIIHPLVWKKEEEFVNRARQQGKKLIVLDIPLLFETNSENRVDSVIVVSAPSAIQKKRVMNRPNMSEEKFAAISAKQISDEKKRERADFVIDTGKSLDNTRQQVFRIIKNLLKDVSLKN; translated from the coding sequence ATGAAAATTATAGGATTGACCGGATCAATTGCCATGGGCAAATCAACAACTGCTCGTTTTTTTGAACAAGCAGGTGTTCCTGTTTTTAGTGCTGATGAAGTAGTGCACCAACTTTACCGTAGTGAGCCGGTCTTGTCACTTATTATACGTACTTTTCCAGGTGTTGTTGAAAATGGTCAAGTTAACCGTTTAAAACTTTCCAAAGTTTTGATAAATAATCACGAAAAACTACAAACTTTAGAAAAAATAATTCATCCCTTAGTTTGGAAAAAAGAAGAAGAATTTGTTAACAGGGCACGCCAACAGGGAAAAAAACTAATAGTTCTTGATATTCCGCTTCTTTTTGAAACAAACAGTGAAAACCGAGTAGATAGTGTAATTGTTGTATCTGCACCATCAGCAATACAAAAGAAGCGTGTAATGAATCGTCCAAATATGAGTGAGGAAAAATTTGCAGCGATCAGTGCCAAACAAATATCCGATGAAAAAAAGAGAGAACGTGCGGATTTTGTCATTGATACGGGAAAAAGTTTAGATAATACACGTCAACAAGTTTTTCGTATAATAAAGAATTTACTAAAGGATGTATCTTTAAAGAATTAA
- the dnaQ gene encoding DNA polymerase III subunit epsilon: MREIIFDTETTGLDKDSDRIIEIGCVEMVDRYLTKRQFHVYLNPQGVIIPDEVVAIHGLTNERLKNEKKFEDIADEFLEFIDGATMVAHNASFDISFLNAELGRINKPLISVDNVIDTLAIARQKFPMGPNSLDVLCKRFGIDNSNRVLHGALLDAEILADVYIELIGGKQGVLSFDNNSDLDENIQNGKNVSHTVKTRPHALPSRLSTQEKDMHADLVKKIGDKALWNNFKIFQ; the protein is encoded by the coding sequence ATGCGTGAAATTATTTTTGATACCGAGACAACGGGTTTAGATAAAGACAGCGATCGTATTATTGAAATTGGCTGTGTAGAGATGGTTGATCGTTATCTTACGAAACGCCAATTCCATGTTTATTTAAATCCGCAAGGAGTCATTATCCCTGACGAAGTTGTAGCGATTCATGGATTGACCAATGAACGTTTAAAAAATGAAAAGAAATTCGAAGATATTGCTGATGAGTTTCTAGAATTTATTGATGGTGCAACAATGGTTGCTCATAATGCAAGTTTTGACATAAGCTTTCTTAATGCGGAATTAGGGCGGATCAATAAACCGCTTATCAGTGTTGATAATGTCATTGATACACTAGCTATAGCACGGCAAAAATTCCCTATGGGGCCTAATTCTCTTGATGTTTTATGTAAACGTTTTGGGATTGATAATAGTAATCGTGTTCTTCACGGTGCTCTACTTGATGCAGAGATTCTTGCTGATGTTTATATTGAGTTAATTGGTGGAAAACAGGGTGTACTTAGTTTTGATAACAATAGTGACCTTGATGAAAATATTCAAAATGGCAAGAATGTTTCCCATACAGTTAAAACTCGTCCCCACGCTTTACCTTCAAGGTTGAGCACACAAGAAAAAGATATGCACGCTGATTTAGTTAAAAAAATAGGCGATAAGGCTTTGTGGAATAACTTTAAAATTTTTCAATAA
- the polA gene encoding DNA polymerase I produces METKDHLFLVDGSGYIFRAYHALPPLKRKRDGLPVGAVAGFCNMLWKLLCDARNTAVGIVPTHFAVIFDYSSDTFRKKIYPQYKANRAAPPEDLIPQFALIRQATKAFNLPCIEKEGFEADDLIATYAQLATQAGAKTTIISSDKDLMQLVNTRVSLYDGMKDKHIGVSEVIEKWGVAPEKMIDLQALVGDTTDNIPGVPGIGPKIAAQLLNQFGTLDLLLQHAEEIKQVKRRENIQAYKEQTKISRELVKLKTDVPIDNNLDNFILEPQDGPRLIAFLKAMEFTTLTRRVAEATACDAEVIDALDIDTEWTQTIHGPDLDSEKVGSLLTHDFCKDSPQTLAQKRKDQALVQKNIGDSYETILDEKILREWLLEAQEQGYFAFNIETTSLNPIQAKIIGFSLALQPEKAAYIPLEHTEEGCDLLGGGCVVTQIETQKVLALLKPILEDQAVLKIGYNMKYNWLIMKQYAIVTQPFDDIMLISYALDAGTSTHNRDILSERWLKHKPIAYKDLTHNGKKITSFAQVDLKQATFYAAEGADITLRLWQVLKPQLVAQGVTKIYERLDRPLIEVLAKMEERGILVDRQILSRLSCELAQAALSLEEEIYQLVGERFNIASPKQLSDILFGKMGLPGGVKTKNGQWSTSAQILEELAAEGHTLPRKIVDWRQLTKLKSTYTDALPYYILPETGRVHTNYSLATTSTGRLSSSEPNLQNIPIRTPEGRKIRTAFIAPKGCVLLSADYSQIELRILAHIANITALKEAFAQDQDIHAITASQIFGVAVEGMPSDIRRRAKAINFGIIYGISAFGLANQLSISRNEASRYIDIYFERFPGIKDYMETTKSFARQHGYVETIFGRRIHYPEIKATNSQIRTFNERAAINAPIQGSAADIIRRAMIQMEGALKKEKLSAKMLLQVHDELIFEVPETESEKTKVLVTKVMENAAMPALSLSVPLKVKVAAAQNWNEAH; encoded by the coding sequence ATGGAAACAAAAGATCACTTATTTTTAGTTGACGGATCAGGTTACATTTTTCGTGCTTATCACGCTTTACCACCCTTAAAACGCAAAAGGGATGGGCTTCCTGTAGGGGCTGTAGCCGGTTTTTGCAACATGTTATGGAAATTACTTTGTGATGCTCGCAATACGGCTGTTGGTATTGTGCCAACCCATTTTGCTGTTATCTTTGATTATTCATCTGATACGTTTCGTAAAAAAATTTATCCTCAATATAAAGCTAATCGTGCAGCTCCTCCTGAAGATCTTATTCCTCAATTTGCTTTGATACGACAAGCTACAAAAGCTTTTAATTTGCCTTGCATCGAAAAAGAAGGATTTGAAGCAGATGATTTAATTGCGACCTATGCGCAATTGGCAACTCAAGCGGGAGCAAAAACAACAATTATCTCCTCAGATAAAGATTTAATGCAGTTGGTAAATACGCGTGTATCTTTATATGATGGAATGAAAGATAAACATATCGGTGTTTCTGAAGTCATAGAAAAATGGGGTGTAGCGCCTGAAAAAATGATTGATTTGCAAGCTTTAGTTGGAGATACCACAGACAATATTCCAGGTGTTCCAGGTATTGGTCCAAAGATTGCAGCACAATTATTAAATCAATTTGGTACTCTCGATCTCTTATTGCAACACGCAGAAGAAATCAAACAAGTAAAACGGCGTGAAAATATTCAAGCTTATAAAGAGCAAACAAAGATTTCTCGTGAATTGGTAAAGCTTAAAACAGATGTACCTATAGACAATAATTTAGATAATTTTATTTTAGAACCACAAGATGGCCCGCGTTTAATTGCTTTTTTAAAAGCTATGGAATTTACAACGTTAACCCGTCGTGTAGCAGAAGCAACAGCATGTGATGCAGAGGTTATTGATGCTCTTGATATAGATACTGAGTGGACCCAAACTATTCATGGGCCTGACTTGGATAGTGAGAAAGTTGGTTCATTATTAACCCATGATTTTTGTAAAGATTCACCACAGACTTTGGCACAAAAACGTAAAGATCAGGCTCTTGTACAAAAAAATATAGGAGATTCTTATGAAACCATCCTTGATGAGAAAATCTTAAGAGAATGGTTACTGGAAGCACAAGAGCAAGGTTATTTTGCTTTTAACATAGAAACAACCTCATTAAACCCTATACAAGCGAAAATTATTGGTTTTTCGTTGGCATTACAGCCAGAAAAAGCAGCTTATATACCACTAGAACACACTGAAGAAGGATGCGACCTTTTAGGAGGTGGGTGTGTAGTCACACAAATTGAAACACAAAAGGTTTTAGCGCTTTTAAAACCAATATTAGAAGATCAAGCTGTATTAAAAATTGGCTATAATATGAAATATAATTGGTTGATTATGAAACAATACGCCATTGTGACACAACCTTTTGATGACATAATGCTCATATCATATGCTTTAGATGCTGGAACTTCGACTCATAATAGGGATATTTTATCTGAACGATGGCTTAAGCATAAACCAATTGCTTACAAAGATTTAACGCATAACGGAAAGAAAATTACTTCTTTTGCACAAGTAGATTTAAAACAGGCAACCTTTTATGCAGCAGAAGGTGCCGATATAACGCTACGGTTATGGCAAGTTTTAAAGCCACAACTTGTCGCACAAGGCGTGACGAAAATTTATGAACGTCTTGATCGACCACTGATAGAAGTTCTCGCAAAAATGGAAGAACGAGGGATTCTGGTTGATAGGCAAATTCTTTCACGTCTTTCATGTGAGTTAGCGCAGGCTGCCCTTTCTTTGGAAGAGGAAATTTACCAATTGGTTGGTGAACGATTTAATATTGCCTCACCAAAACAATTAAGTGATATTCTTTTTGGTAAAATGGGTTTACCTGGGGGCGTTAAGACCAAAAATGGTCAGTGGTCAACCTCTGCACAAATTTTAGAAGAATTAGCCGCTGAAGGTCACACTTTACCACGTAAAATCGTTGATTGGCGCCAACTTACAAAATTAAAATCCACTTACACAGATGCTTTACCTTATTACATTTTGCCTGAGACAGGGCGTGTTCACACTAATTATTCTTTAGCAACGACATCAACAGGGCGGTTATCTTCATCAGAGCCCAATCTGCAAAATATTCCAATACGAACGCCAGAAGGGCGCAAAATTCGAACAGCCTTTATTGCTCCAAAGGGATGTGTACTATTATCGGCTGACTATAGTCAGATTGAATTGCGCATTCTTGCACATATCGCCAATATCACTGCATTGAAAGAAGCGTTTGCGCAAGATCAAGATATTCATGCTATAACCGCATCGCAAATATTTGGAGTTGCAGTAGAAGGAATGCCCTCAGATATACGCCGACGTGCAAAGGCGATTAATTTTGGTATTATTTATGGTATTTCAGCTTTTGGATTGGCAAACCAATTAAGTATTTCACGAAATGAGGCAAGTCGCTATATTGATATTTATTTTGAAAGGTTTCCAGGAATTAAAGATTATATGGAAACGACTAAATCATTTGCACGCCAACATGGTTATGTGGAAACAATTTTTGGACGTCGTATTCATTACCCTGAAATAAAAGCGACTAATTCCCAAATCCGTACTTTCAATGAAAGAGCTGCTATCAACGCACCAATTCAAGGATCAGCTGCAGATATCATTCGCCGTGCTATGATCCAGATGGAAGGTGCTTTGAAAAAAGAAAAACTGTCAGCAAAAATGCTACTACAAGTTCACGACGAACTGATTTTTGAAGTACCAGAAACTGAAAGTGAAAAAACAAAAGTCCTTGTTACAAAGGTAATGGAAAATGCTGCAATGCCTGCATTATCTTTGTCTGTCCCTCTTAAAGTAAAAGTCGCTGCTGCTCAAAACTGGAATGAGGCACATTAG